The Primulina tabacum isolate GXHZ01 chromosome 1, ASM2559414v2, whole genome shotgun sequence genome contains the following window.
taataaattttgacATATAGTAATCAGTAATATTTCAATAAATACGCAAATGAATaagtcaaaaaaataataaatataaaataatttgtacaatcaagttattttatttatatcatattttattCCACATTTTATTATGTAACTCCTCTATTATGTAATTGTACATatctttattttgtttataaCTTTTATGTGAATTTCACAACCATTAATACATACATAAGTCAAgctcaataaattatttaatatttgcaTCAAGTTAACCCAATATATGAAAATCAAACATACAAAACAAAGTCCCAAATTATATGTATATGAAAAAGCCCAAAGACTAGCCCCGAATGAAGCTCAGGCTATCCCATGATTAAGTCTGTTCTGACAATATCGAGACGAAATTATCTGCTACACTTGATGCTCCAAACCATGCATACACTTTGCTCAAACAAGcttcattttcaaaatttattaaaaattaaactcactaattaaatatcatgtatGAATAAAATACAATTAATGATTGACAAAACATTAGAttcatctatttttttaaaaaaaatcgacaaTAAATTGTACCCAGACACGATAGATGATTAAAACAAcatattgatgattttttaaaaataaaaaatagatgAATCAGATGTTTTGTccatgatttattttattttcttcatgCTTGATGTTTAATGCATTtatgttttaataattttcacAAACGTATTTGTTTGAGTAAAGTGTAGcacattttaaacatcaaatgtAGAAGATGATTTTGTCTCGACAACACCATACCTTTTGAATGCAATATGAAAAGTGGGAGATGAAAtccaaatatttaaatttcaagaaaatatatGCAATAATAAAGTCATATTTTAATATGTCCTtgttatatatgtaattttaggtaattattaatttatgataATCACATGACTATAGATTTATATAATATTCTTTCACACAATTATTATCTTATATATTTAtcgaaattattaatttattacaTTGGTCCAactagaaaaaatattattttagaaaGATTATTAATATATCTTGTATAGTTTATGGAAATTTTATTGCATGCATAGATAGAGCGACATATATAagtgaaattattttaattttcttgtgataaaaaatataataattagttAATGAATGAGAAATCTATAATATATGGtaaggaaatttttttaaaggaaATTAATTTATAGTATTAtcttttggatatgaatttttttttattggcGTTTTCGGTAATATTCCCAAATTATTACATATATCAGCAGATGTCTACTGCACTAATCGTTTGACGtgaatgataaaataataattaattgcaTAACACACTCACTATATACACCAAACatcatataattaattataatatctatatcatgaaaactatataataataagcaatgataaatgattttattgGATACACTAAACTGcataatattttaatcatgaaaatACATTCAACACAGCTTCACTGATACAAGCTACTtaattatgataatcaaattacACGGATAGAGCTAGCTTACAATACTTCAGCTAGCAAATCTTATTCTTCATctaatactatatatatatatattaattaacatAATAAATACTAATTTTTCGCACCCCAAACATTGTTATTCAGTTCCCAACTTGTGTATATATTTCTTGAAGTTATGTCATCGATCGGTATGAATAACAAGACGTGGAATACGAATAATGTCGCGAGATCTAACCCCTGTATGGCTTGAGGAGGGGCATCAAGGAGCCACTCAGATGGAGGGACATGACTTCATTGGTTGATCCCACCAGCTTTCCTCCTATGAAAACGGCTGGCACGGGGCCGTTGTACCCCATCCTCAGCAAGGCCTTCTCTATTTCCTTCCCTTCGGGATCGTGGTCGATGTTATGAACGTGGTACTTTGCCCCGAGATCTTGGAAAAGCATCTGAACTGCATAGCAAAGGCAGCATGTGCTTTTGCTGAAGATCAAGATGCCCTTTTCTGATGCAAGTTTCAGCACCTTCTCCATgacaagaaaatgaagatgtaTAAAACCCTTTTTTGAaatctttttttgttttgttttgatatTTTGTGAATGTGATGTTGAAAAAGAATCAGATAATGCAATCCCAAGTGGCTGAAATTGCGATCTGGTTTGGAGCTCAAGGTTGCTTGCTTGAATTTTTAAGCCGTTTTGAAGCTCTATTTATATAGAAAAAAACTGCAGCACAAAGTGGAACTGGGAACATTGGAAAGACAGTGAACTTTTCACTGCTTCGATGCCGAGAACATGctaattataaaataaacttttagaAGAAAGATATCTACTTCAAAAGAACCTCAAAAATTGCtcctttgaaaaaaaatatattgtatTGGAATAAATTGTTTGATGGGACTTTCCATTACTTTTGCTAATAGAGAATATTGTTTAATGCTTGATTATATTGTTGTAAGTATGGACGAGGTAACACTTACTTGTTGGATGcgatgaaaatagaaaaattacACATCAAATAGATGAGTGATACATCATTGATTCTTACATAAATATGTACGGTGGATGCGcatcatatcatatcaaaacatgatagtatttaaattaagccATATAAAGTTATCAAGTTTGTATCTGAAGCCTTGGAAGCTTATCAATCAATGCTTGGAGTTCTGTTCTATTCTTTTTTCCCCCAAAAAAAACCatctttgttttattttgaattttggtcATGTAGTTGATTGGATTAATTTGATAATAGTTCAATTAGTTTGTTCCTGCAGGCAATGAGGTGGCTCTGGGACAGGTTTAGCCAATTTCATAACCCTCAGGTCAAGAAAAAAATGGATCTGGAATTGGATCTGCATCCACCTCAAAACCCGACAGATCCAATCTGGGTTGGAGCCCTCAACCCGTTAAATAttagatatattttaaattctagcGAACTCACaacaaaaaattacaaaaataatatattcatcaAGATGACATCCAAACCGtgaaattattaataataagtAAGCAAAAAGggacgaaaaatattttgaattagaGTTATAAATTACATttgttatttaaataatataatatatacataaatttttattaatatgtGTATCGGTGCAGGTCCATTAAAACTCATCACTCACTCCGAACCTGTTTTTAGACCATTGATCAGGTTTAGACCCGCCCGAGACCCACCTGACCTCGTTTTAACCTTATTCATTGTCATACCTATAATTGTTCCTcctaattttagttattttttgtTTAAGTAATAACATGGCGTCAGATATATCAGCAGTATCCAACATCATGTCAGTAACATCTAATGTCACGTGAAGCAATGCTTGACATCATAAACACACATCACGAGAAAATGGTtaaaaagtgaaaaaaaattataggattaaaataaattttagctAACTAAAGCACCATGACTCAACACAAATTAATTTATGGACTCTATATTATAAGTTCACAGTAAACTTGTCAAGGCGAGAAGATCTCCGAAGAAATTCTCTACGCAGTCAAGCATCGTCCATTTCCTTTTCCCTGACTTTCACCTTCATCACACGCACAAAACACACACGCAACTTCGTAGCTACCCAAATTTTAAGCTTCAGGTCAAGGTAAATTTTCCTTGATTAAAACAAtatagtaaatatatttttaaaattttcttcatgTCTTATTGAATCACAAATCATATCTTTGTTATATATCGAAATTTTCACGACCCTCTCAAAATTGAAATATGCTATTAAGAAAGTTTTGAGTTATaatcaattaaatttttgaaaaaaattttggAAGTACATATGTTAACTCAAATTGGAATCAAATTTCTTCAGAGCTTACTTTAGAGTTACATATTATTTAACATCAACTATAATACATCAactaaaatcaatattttacaattaatttaattattttattattgcacATTCTGATAAAAATTTCTCAATGTAAATAGTTAAATCTCAGTGTAGCTCTTCTTTCTTTGATGGATGAAGCGAGAAGTAGACTCGAGATTCACAGTGAAATATTCTTTAAAGCAAGCATTGCAATTGTTTGTTTGTGTATTCAAgtattccaaaatattttgctCCTATAtccattttttttactttttactgtTGCGTTCCGTTATGTTTCATCGATCCATGCCGTTCCACCGATAACACGACGTTTTCTATCTATGTAACGACGCTCCAAAGCATCAACGTTCACACCCCGAAACTTCGTCAAGGTGAGCCTCATTCCCGTTCTGGAACGGTCGTCCCGTTACCATTTTAGCAAACCATGATTACTGATACTATAGAATTCTAATAAACTTTCCAAGAAACGACGTTGTTCATTAAATACAGTTGATGATTAAAAGACCTGGAGTAAAAACACAAAGACAACCTTCTGATCGGTGGATTCAGGTGAGCCTTGTTGAAGATGATACATCTAGTTAGCACTTTCACGTTCCGTTCCGACCGTTACGGTTCTGTTCCACCGTTAAAACGCCGCTATAATGTCAAAGAACAGCGCCACAAAGCAATCACCGATTTTCCATGAAACTTTGAAACGCAATGACCGTTGCCGTTTTGGAACGGGAGTTCCGATCGCGCCGCGATCATTCCGGAGAACCATGCATGAAAGTAAGGAACAAGaatatattatcataattaaTAAAGAGATGAAGATGTGATATTTTTTGATGTTCCACAAACAGGGCATGTACGTACAATCGATCCTGACCAGTACTTTGGAAAAAGTTCCGCGCAAAATGGGAATCTAATTGACCGTCTGATATGCAGATTTGCAGATTAATATTCTTCCAAAAACTTTGCAGCTCAAGATGCTGGTCTTGTCAAGATTGATTAATAATTGGAAACCAGCTATGGAATCAAGATTTTTTTTTCAGCAAAGGGGCCGAAAAATGGTTTTCCAAAATAAACTTCTGCATAAAAGCCATTcattcaaaaattaaagaaaaaaagttGTTTTCAGATGATTGCGACTCCTCGAATGGCCTTTGCTGCAAAGCACCGAATACTCGAGACCACTGATCGTCAATTTCTTCAGCGCGCAGATTCTGAAGAGGACCGGTCAATCCTTTTTGTGCAGATTCTTTTCCAATCATAGATTCGCAAATAGAATCGATATATTTTATCAACGGAGGATCTTACACAGATCACGAATAACAGGGCTTTCGGTGATCTGTGATTCTTGAACAACTTGTAGAATGGCTCCTCTCTCTTTTTAAACTCGGTACATACTATATATGTGTCGTACATATTGTTAATCAGTTTTAGTTATTTTACaaacaaacatatatatatatatatatatatatatatatatatatatataatctcaGGATATCATAGATATATCTCAGGATATCATAGATGAAATAATCATAGAAAaaaaacgagcataaaatcattagaatacttctgaacacagggttcatcaacccacaaacatagctggagcatcccaaatagaaacactcaatcaaatgtaactctcggctagaaatcttctaactggtctttcaagtctttcaattcaatcagtgtcattctgtacagagttctagaaataagaacagtacctggcattcattcaatgctggaatctatctttctgactgGAAGCAACTCTGAAATCCCATATGAGAAAACATCAGCAATTTCATATATcattggcaaatcagccaatgataggctcgatttcagtaaatcaactgaaaacATAAGGAATCCTTCCATTCATTTCCGTAATAATCGAGTCCTCAACATCgttcatatcaaaggaattctaaatctagaatccttaccgtaatttccgttcatcaatcatatctatctgaatctttcaatctcctggaaaaatcaacggtaattttgtacttggtcaacatatcagtaccgataataaaatcgaaatcggacaacccaagtacaatataatctaactcaatctcatatctgtcatactgtagtatacaagatctaacagatgtcactgatacaaaacctctccccaACAGAAAAGATATCAATACTACATAATAACTCGATAaccaaagcatatatcaatATAATTCATTCAAGAataatcgtatggaatgcattatTATCTATCAATACTTATGCAACATAACCATACAGGAAACAATTACCTGTCACTATCTTCTCAGATGCGCTCTGGGCCTGTTCCTTGGTCAAGGCAACACTCTGGCctactgtctaggaggttggctacCTGTCTAGCTTCCTCCTGGCCCTGGCTGTGATtgaggagtcgtcggtggttggaaggagtgaacaacca
Protein-coding sequences here:
- the LOC142519187 gene encoding monothiol glutaredoxin-S11-like, whose translation is MEKVLKLASEKGILIFSKSTCCLCYAVQMLFQDLGAKYHVHNIDHDPEGKEIEKALLRMGYNGPVPAVFIGGKLVGSTNEVMSLHLSGSLMPLLKPYRG